CTGAGACTGAAATACTATTCATCTTTAGCGCCCTCATTATTACTTGGCATTTTGACCATAGTTAGACGATCTTTTGCTCTGACTTTAACTTGCTGAGCTGGATTAACTGTTTTGTTTCCTTTACGCTTAGCTCTTAATGTTAGCGTTATCGCTGCAGTCATAGCTGCCAATAAGATAAAATCAACAAGCTCAAACACATACAAGTTAGCGTTACTAAACATGGTTAGACCAATAAGCTTAAGTCCACCCACTCCTCCTTGCATCTTAGCTCCTGCAAAAACATTTGTCGCTGCATAGCTTATAACTGTAGCAAATATAGCACAAACAACCACAGCAGCTAGAGCATAGAAAAATCTACCAACTCGACCTTGTTCTTCAACATGCAAATCTAGCATAAAGACTACAAATAAGAACATTACTAACACCGCACCGACATAAACAACAATAAGCAATAATGCTAAGTATACTTGCTGTAAAATTATCCATACTGCCGCTGTAAATACGAATGTAAAAATCATTGCTATTACAGAATTTACTGGGTTATTTGCCAAAACCAGTACTAAAGCAGAAATGATAGCCAGTGATGCAAATGCATAAAATAAAATATCTGTTACAACCATTTTCCTACCTAAATTCCTTATCTTGCAATCTATCAGCAGCTATTTGCGCTTCATATTTATCACCTATAGCAAGAAGTTTAGCTTTTGTCATAATATTTTCACCACGTTCCTCAAAGTGGTATTCTAAAATATTTGTCTCAACAATAGAATCAACCGGACAAGATTCTTCACAGTAGCCACAGAAAATACACTTAAATAAATCTATCTCATAGCTTGAAGTTCTTCGTGTACCATCTTCTCTTTCCGTTGAGTTAATTGTAATTGCTAATGCCGGACAAACAACTTCGCATAATTTACATGCGATACATCTCTCCTCACCATTCTCATAGCGTCTTAACGCATGCAGACCTCTAAATCTATTTGATATAGGCGTTTTTTCATCTGGATACTGTACTGTAACCTTACGTGTAAAAAAATGCTTACCTGTTACTTTTAATCCTTTTAGGAGTTCCCAAAGCAGAAAAGTCTTTAAAAAATCTGTTATATTTCTCATGATACTATCCCTTTTACCACCAAGGTCCTACACCAAATCTAACCATGCAAGCAACAATAACAACCCATACAAATGTTAGAGGTATAAATATCTTCCAACCTAAACGCATGATTTGATCATATCTATATCTAGGGTATGTAGCTCTCACCCACAAGAACATAAACATAAATATACCGGTTTTAGCAAATAACCATATCACACCTGGTACAAAACTAAATATAGACTCTAATGCAGTAGTTTGAAATGGAGAATTCCAACCACCTAAAAACATTATTGATGTTAGGATACTAATTAAAATCATATTTGCATATTCAGCCAAGAAAAATAATGCAAACCTTGATCCAGTATATTCTATATGATGTCCGGCAACTATCTCAGACTCGCCCTCAACAACATCAAAAGGAGCTCTGTTTGTTTCAGCTATACCAGCAATAAAATAAACAATAAACAAAGGGAATAGCGGAATAAAATACCAGTGCCAAATTCCACCAGTTTGAGCTTCAATAATTCCTGTTATCCCCATAGACCCTGCTGCTATAACAACTCCAACGATAGCAAAGCCCATCGCCAACTCATAGGAAATAACCTGAGCACCAGCTCTTAGTGCACCAAATAGTGAATATTTACTATTTGATGCCCAGCCAGCAATTACTACCCCATATATAGAAAATGAAGTCATTGCTAATATATACAGTAGCCCTAAATTCATGTCAGACAGAACGACCCCCTTTGAAAAAGGAATCACTGCCCAAGCAGCATATGCTGGTGCAAAAGCTAAAATTGGTGCAATAAAGAACAAATATCTATTTGAATTTGTCGGCACTATAATCTCTTTAAGAAAAAGCTTAAGCGCATCAAATATAGGTTGCAGCAAACCAAAAGAACCTACTCTATTTGGGCCGATTCTATCTTGCATATAACCAATAACTTTACGCTCTGCATATGTATAGTATGCAACAACTAGTATCAAAGGAATGATTATCAACAATACATAAAGAGATGTCCATAAAATATACCCTAGCATATTATCTCCCCCTCCTCTACTAGCTTGGTACTAATATTATCACCGCTCAAAAAGTCCTTAAACAACGCTCTTGGCAGCATAATATTTTTAGCCTGTAAGCTTGGATCAACAACTACTTCAGGATTTATTTCATTATCAATATTATAAATCTTAATAATTCCTGAGTGACCTTTTAAACCTATTTCATCTGCTAATTCTTGTGAGATTCTCACACCGGCAAAACGTTTAGCATCAGCAGTTTTTTGTAATGGTTCAGCTCTTCTAAGCAAACTAGTTGTACTATACATTGGGTTTGAAGCCACAAA
This Francisella opportunistica DNA region includes the following protein-coding sequences:
- the nuoH gene encoding NADH-quinone oxidoreductase subunit NuoH; the protein is MLGYILWTSLYVLLIIIPLILVVAYYTYAERKVIGYMQDRIGPNRVGSFGLLQPIFDALKLFLKEIIVPTNSNRYLFFIAPILAFAPAYAAWAVIPFSKGVVLSDMNLGLLYILAMTSFSIYGVVIAGWASNSKYSLFGALRAGAQVISYELAMGFAIVGVVIAAGSMGITGIIEAQTGGIWHWYFIPLFPLFIVYFIAGIAETNRAPFDVVEGESEIVAGHHIEYTGSRFALFFLAEYANMILISILTSIMFLGGWNSPFQTTALESIFSFVPGVIWLFAKTGIFMFMFLWVRATYPRYRYDQIMRLGWKIFIPLTFVWVVIVACMVRFGVGPWW
- a CDS encoding NADH-quinone oxidoreductase subunit J, which translates into the protein MVVTDILFYAFASLAIISALVLVLANNPVNSVIAMIFTFVFTAAVWIILQQVYLALLLIVVYVGAVLVMFLFVVFMLDLHVEEQGRVGRFFYALAAVVVCAIFATVISYAATNVFAGAKMQGGVGGLKLIGLTMFSNANLYVFELVDFILLAAMTAAITLTLRAKRKGNKTVNPAQQVKVRAKDRLTMVKMPSNNEGAKDE
- the nuoI gene encoding NADH-quinone oxidoreductase subunit NuoI, producing the protein MRNITDFLKTFLLWELLKGLKVTGKHFFTRKVTVQYPDEKTPISNRFRGLHALRRYENGEERCIACKLCEVVCPALAITINSTEREDGTRRTSSYEIDLFKCIFCGYCEESCPVDSIVETNILEYHFEERGENIMTKAKLLAIGDKYEAQIAADRLQDKEFR